From the Homo sapiens chromosome 1, GRCh38.p14 Primary Assembly genome, one window contains:
- the OR1C1 gene encoding olfactory receptor 1C1, whose amino-acid sequence MEKRNLTVVREFVLLGLPSSAEQQHLLSVLFLCMYLATTLGNMLIIATIGFDSHLHSPMYFFLSNLAFVDICFTSTTVPQMVVNILTGTKTISFAGCLTQLFFFVSFVNMDSLLLCVMAYDRYVAICHPLHYTARMNLCLCVQLVAGLWLVTYLHALLHTVLIAQLSFCASNIIHHFFCDLNPLLQLSCSDVSFNVMIIFAVGGLLALTPLVCILVSYGLIFSTVLKITSTQGKQRAVSTCSCHLSVVVLFYGTAIAVYFSPSSPHMPESDTLSTIMYSMVAPMLNPFIYTLRNRDMKRGLQKMLLKCTVFQQQ is encoded by the coding sequence atggaaaaaagaaatctaacaGTTGTCAGGGAATTCGTCCTTCTGGGACTTCCTAGCTCAGCAGAGCAGCAGCACCTCCTGTCTGTGCTCTTTCTCTGTATGTATTTAGCCACCACCTTGGGGAACATGCTCATCATTGCGACGATTGGCTTTGACTCTCACCTCCATTCCCCTATGTACTTCTTCCTTAGTAACTTGGCCTTTGTTGACATCTGCTTTACGTCGACTACAGTCCCCCAAATGGTAGTGAATATCTTGACTGGCACCAAGACTATCTCTTTTGCAGGCTGCCTCACCCAGCTCTTCTTCTTCGTTTCTTTTGTGAATATGGACAGCCTCCTTCTGTGTGTGATGGCGTATGATAGATATGTGGCGATTTGCCACCCCTTACATTACACCGCCAGAATGAACCTGTGCCTTTGTGTCCAGCTAGTGGCTGGACTGTGGCTTGTTACTTACCTCCACGCCCTCCTGCATACTGTCCTAATAGCACAGCTGTCCTTCTGTGCCTCCAATATCATCCATCATTTCTTCTGTGATCTCAATCCTCTCCTGCAGCTCTCTTGCTCTGACGTCTCCTTCAATGTAATGATCATTTTTGCAGTAGGAGGTCTATTGGCTCTCACGCCCCTTGTCTGTATCCTCGTATCTTATGGACTTATCTTCTCCACTGTTCTGAAGATCACCTCTACTCAGGGCAAGCAGAGAGCTGTTTCCACCTGCAGCTGCCACCTGTCAGTGGTGGTGTTGTTTTACGGCACAGCCATCGCCGTCTATTTCAGCCCTTCATCCCCCCATATGCCTGAGAGCGACACTCTGTCAACCATCATGTATTCAATGGTGGCTCCGATGCTGAATCCTTTCATCTATACCCTAAGGAACAGGGATATGAAGAGGGGACTTCAGAAAATGCTTCTCAAGTGCACAGTCTTTCAGCAGCAATAA